The genomic region TCCCCAGTCTGTTGCTGTTGACGACGTTGTACCGGTTGGCGCTCAACGTGGCGACCTCGCGCCTGATTCTGTCACACGGCGAAACAGGCACCAGCGCGGCGGGCCAGGTCATCAAGGCCTTTGGCGAATTCGTCATCGGCGGCAATTACGTCGTCGGCATCGTCATTTTCCTGATCCTGCTGGCGATTCAATTCCTGGTCGTCAACCACGGCGCGGTACGTTCGTCCGAAGTCACTGCGCGCTTCACGCTCGATGCGATGCCCGGCAAGCAGATGGCGGTGGATGCCGATCTTTCGGCTGGCATCATTGACGAACACGAAGCCAAGCGCCGCCGTCACGACATCGGCCAGGCCGCCGAATTTCACGGCTCAATGGATGGCGCCATTCGCTTTACGCAACGCGATGCCGTGGCTTCGATTCTGATCACCGCCGTTAACATCATCGCGGGCTTCGCCATCGGCGTGTTGCAACACGGCATGGCGCTGTCCGACGCCTTGCAGACGTACACCATCCTCACCGTCGGCGATGGCGTCGCCGCCGCCGTGCCTTCGCTCTTTGTTTCGGTCGCCGCCGCGTTGATCACCGTGCGTTCGGCGTCCGAAGAAAACATGGGCGAAGAGATGTCTTCGCAATTGCTGATCAACCCGCGTCCTTTGTTGATCGCCGCGGCAGTCCTGGGCGCGCTGGGTTTGTTGCCGGGCATGCCGCACGCCGCATTTTTGTTGTTGTCCGCGCTGGCAGCGGGCGGCGGCTATCTGTCGCAACAGGCGCAAAACAAAACCGTAGCGCACGCAGCCGCCCAAGTGGTGAGCGCGCAAGCCGCCCTTCCGCCCGAACCTGAGAAGATCGAAAAGCTGTTGAAGCTGGATGCGCTGGCGTTGGAAGTCGGCTACGGGCTAATCCCGCTGGTCAGCGCGGGCGATACGTTTTTGGGGCGCGTGCGTGAAATCCGCCGTCAGATCGCGGTCAATCTGGGCATCATCGTGCCGCCCGTGCACATCACCGACAACCTGCAACTCAACCCGCGCGAATACGCCATCCTGCTCAAAGGCGAACGCGTCGCGCGCGGTGAACTCTATCCCGACAATTTGCTGGCGATTGATCCCGGCGCGGTGCGCGAACAAATCGAAGGCATCGCCACGACCGATCCGGCCTTTGGCATGCCCGCCGTTTGGTTGCGCGAGGCGGAAGTGCGCGACCGCGCCTTGGCGGCGGGTTACACGGTGGTTGATCCGACCACGGTCGTCTGCACACATCTATCCGAAGTCATCAAACGTTACGCGCCCGACTTGCTAGGCCGTCAGGAAACGCGCGCCTTGCTGGACACACTATCCGAGACGCATCCGAAGACGGTTGAAGAAGCAACGCCCAAAGTCTTGAGCCTGGGCGAGGTGCAGCGCGTTTTGCAAAACCTCTTGCGCGAGACGGTGCCGATTCGTGATCTGGCGACGATCCTCGAAGCGATCACCGATGCCGGAAGCCTGACGCGCGACGTCAACGCTTTGACGGAAGCGGCCCGCGCCGCGCTCGCGCGCACGATCTGTTCGGGCCTGTCGAGCGAGAACGGCGAACTCACCGTGCTCACGCTGGCGCCGCAGTTGGAGCGCCAATTCGCCGAGCGCTTCGGCCTCAACGGCAGCACGCAAACACAGGCGCTTGAGCCGGAATTCGGGCGCCTGCTGCTCGAAAAAATCGAGTCCGCCATCCAGGCCGCCGTGCTCTCGCAGCCTGTGATTTTGTGTTCGGCGGCGGTGCGCCCGCACTTGCGGAAGCTTACGGTACGCTTCTTGCCAGACTTGGCGGTGATTGCTCACGGCGAGGTCGCACCCAATGTGCGCCTCGTTTCGATTGGAACAGTTGGTTGATTGCGGATTGCGAAATATGGAATGCAGTACGGGGAGTGGTAGCACAATGGCATCAAATTAAGGTTCAGAGTTCACGCTTCAGCGTGTCCGAGGTCGGGAAAACACGCTGAAGCGTGAACTCTGAACAATGCTCTGGCACTCCCCGTACTGCACCGTTTCCGCCCTCCCGTCTGAGTGAACTATGAAGATCAAAAGCTATCGAGCACCCAGCTTGCGCGAGGCGCTCATGCAAATCAAAGAGGAACTCGGCGAGGATGCCCTGGTGCTCGAAACCAAACAGGTCAAAGCGGGTGGGCTGTTCGGCGTGGGTGCGCGCAATCTGATTGAAGTGCGCGTCGCGCCCAACGACACCGGCAAACCCGCGCCCAACGCCGCCGCCGAACGCGCCCGTGTGCCGCCGCCGCCTATGCCGCCGCCGCTGCACCGCCCCAAGCTCAATTTGACGGATGATTCCGCCGCCACACCGGCGCCGCGTCGCGCGCCCTCGTTTGAGGTGAATGAAGAACAAGGTCTGAAGGCTTTCGCTGCGCTCGCGGCGCGCGCCTACGCTGGCAACAGCGGTCCGAGGGCAACTGAAGCTACGCCCAACCGTGCGCCGCACCGCGCTCCCGAGCCGAACCGCGAGGGCGTCGAATTGGCCGATTTTGCGCCGCGCATCGTCCATCGCCGCCCCCCATCATCCGCCGCCGACCAGCACCCCGAACCGCTCTTCAACCAGCCGGGCGCTGTCCGTCCATCCACTACCATCAGCACCGGCACCACCACCGCCACCGCCACCGGTGTCGCCACCAAAAGCAAACCCGCCCTGGCCACCGAACGTGATCCCGAATTGGCGCGGCTCTGGGCGGAATTGCGCGAGATGAAATTCACGCTGGGCGCCGTCGCTGCACGGCCTGCCGCGCGCCCCGCCGTTGTCGAAGACGATCCGGCGTTGTACGACGCGCCCACTTACGAAACTTATCAGGAATTGCGCAATGCCGGCCTCGCCGCCGGACTGGCGCGACAGGCGGTCAAAAACGCGGTCGTCTCAAGCAACGCCTACATGGCCCATGACCGCGCCCACCTGGCCTTGTCTTCCGCGCTGCCCAACTGGGTGCAATTCGCCGACGCGGTGCTGAGCGGCAATGGCGCCGCCGCGTTCATCGGTTCGACGGGCGTGGGCAAAACCACGACGATTGCGAAACTGGCGGCGCACATTGCCTTGCGCGCGCGCCTCCGCGTCGAATTGATCACGCTCGACACCTATCGCATCGCGGCGGTGCAACAGTTAAAAACCTACGCCGAAATCATCAGCGCGGGCTGCCACGTCGCGCGTTCAGTCGCCGAGCTGGACGCGCTGCTGCGCCGCTTTGCCAAGCAAGCCACGGTGTTGATTGACACGACGGGCCGCAGTCCGCACGACCTGGCCGATCAACTCGAATTCGCCGATTACCTGCGCGCCCAACGCTCCGTGCTCAAATGTCTGGTGCTGCCCGCCACCAACCACCCCGACGAAGCGCAACTCGCGCTCAACAAGTTTGCCCTGTACGGCGTCAATCGCTTGGTGCTGACCAAGCTCGATGAAACCGTACAACCCGGCGCGGCGGTGAATGTCGCGGTAACCGCCGCGCTGCCACTGTTGTACCTCTGCGCGGGACAACGCGTCCCCGAAGATTTGGAACGCGCCACCCCCGCCGCCTTCGCCCAACGTGTCATGCGTTCGCAAAGACTGGCGCAAGCAGCGTGAGGAAGAAGTAGTCAGTAGTCAGTAGTCAGTAGTCAGTGGTTTTCATCCTCTACTATCACTGACCGCCAGGACACCTCTACCGACTACCGACTACCGACTACCGACCACCGACTGCCGGTTGCCGACTAC from Acidobacteriota bacterium harbors:
- the flhA gene encoding flagellar biosynthesis protein FlhA — encoded protein: MNPTTDRLLISASRHSHLAAPIAAVVILLVLLVPLPPLLLDVLISMNLMISIVVLLVSVYILQPVKFTSFPSLLLLTTLYRLALNVATSRLILSHGETGTSAAGQVIKAFGEFVIGGNYVVGIVIFLILLAIQFLVVNHGAVRSSEVTARFTLDAMPGKQMAVDADLSAGIIDEHEAKRRRHDIGQAAEFHGSMDGAIRFTQRDAVASILITAVNIIAGFAIGVLQHGMALSDALQTYTILTVGDGVAAAVPSLFVSVAAALITVRSASEENMGEEMSSQLLINPRPLLIAAAVLGALGLLPGMPHAAFLLLSALAAGGGYLSQQAQNKTVAHAAAQVVSAQAALPPEPEKIEKLLKLDALALEVGYGLIPLVSAGDTFLGRVREIRRQIAVNLGIIVPPVHITDNLQLNPREYAILLKGERVARGELYPDNLLAIDPGAVREQIEGIATTDPAFGMPAVWLREAEVRDRALAAGYTVVDPTTVVCTHLSEVIKRYAPDLLGRQETRALLDTLSETHPKTVEEATPKVLSLGEVQRVLQNLLRETVPIRDLATILEAITDAGSLTRDVNALTEAARAALARTICSGLSSENGELTVLTLAPQLERQFAERFGLNGSTQTQALEPEFGRLLLEKIESAIQAAVLSQPVILCSAAVRPHLRKLTVRFLPDLAVIAHGEVAPNVRLVSIGTVG
- the flhF gene encoding flagellar biosynthesis protein FlhF — its product is MKIKSYRAPSLREALMQIKEELGEDALVLETKQVKAGGLFGVGARNLIEVRVAPNDTGKPAPNAAAERARVPPPPMPPPLHRPKLNLTDDSAATPAPRRAPSFEVNEEQGLKAFAALAARAYAGNSGPRATEATPNRAPHRAPEPNREGVELADFAPRIVHRRPPSSAADQHPEPLFNQPGAVRPSTTISTGTTTATATGVATKSKPALATERDPELARLWAELREMKFTLGAVAARPAARPAVVEDDPALYDAPTYETYQELRNAGLAAGLARQAVKNAVVSSNAYMAHDRAHLALSSALPNWVQFADAVLSGNGAAAFIGSTGVGKTTTIAKLAAHIALRARLRVELITLDTYRIAAVQQLKTYAEIISAGCHVARSVAELDALLRRFAKQATVLIDTTGRSPHDLADQLEFADYLRAQRSVLKCLVLPATNHPDEAQLALNKFALYGVNRLVLTKLDETVQPGAAVNVAVTAALPLLYLCAGQRVPEDLERATPAAFAQRVMRSQRLAQAA